The genomic window CGATGGCACCCGGCTGGAACTGCCGCCGATCAGCATCATCCCACCGAGCGTGCAGCCGCCGCCGACCAACGTGGCGCTGTCGTCGCACGTGGTGATCGAGCAGGGCATCGCCACGCCGACGCTGACCATCCAGTGGGATGCCGCGGACAAGGCCATCGCCTACGACGTGGAGTGGCGCCGCGACGACCTCAACTGGGTGCGCGCTGGACGGGTGGCCACCACCAGCCTCGAGGTGCCCGGCATCTATGCTGGCCAGTACCTTGCGCGCGTGCGTGCCGTGAACGCCCTCAACGCGGTGTCGCTGCCGGCGATGAGCCCGCTGACGACGATCGCGGGCAAGACCGAGCCGCCGCCGGCGGTGACCTCGCTGACTGCTACGTCCATCGTGTTCGGGATCCGACTGGCTTGGGCATTCCCGCCCGGGGCAACGGACACGCAGCGCACGGAGATCTGGCGCAGCCCCAGCCCGAACCGGGAGACGGCGACGAAGCTCGGCGACTATGCCTACCCGCAGAACCGCCTTGAACTGGATGGCCTGGCCGCCGGTGCGCGCTTCTTCTTCTGGGCGCGGCTGGTGGACCGCAGCGGCAACATCGGTCCCTGGTATCCGGAAGGCACTGGTGTGATGGGTGAGGCCAGCAGCAACCAGTCCGACTACGACGCCTACTTCGCCGGCAAGATCAGCGAGAGTGCCTTGGGCCAGGCGCTGCGCGACAAGATCGAGAGCATTGATCAGATCGTGCCGTTGATCTGGGATGCCGAGGCCACCTACGAACCGGGTCAGACCGTGGTGCACAACGGGAAGATCTGGAGCTGGCAGGGCACCGAGCCGGGCAACGAGGAACCGCCTGGCACGAACTGGCAGGACGTGGGTGATGCCATTGCGCAGGCAGGCGCGGTCGTGGGTCGGGTCGACACGCTGGAACTGGAAATCAACGATCCAGAAACTGGCCTGCAGGCGATCGGGCAGAAGACCGAAGGCCTGTTCGTGCAGCTAGACGTGCAAGCTGCCGGTGATCAGGACTGGGGTGCCGGTGACGAGACGGTTTTCGCCGGCACTATGACAATCCAGACCGTGATCGCCGAGGGGGATTACGCCCAGGCGAAGCGGACCGACACTGTGCAGGCGCAGGTTGGCCAGACCCAGGCTGCGGTCGAGCAGACCTCGCTTGCCGTGGTCGATATCAATGGGAAGATCAGTGCGACGTACACCCTGCGCGCACAGGTTACCTCCGACGGCCGCATCTACGGCGCAGGATTCGGCCTGGGTGTCGAGCAGCAGCCTGACGGCAGCTTCCAGAGCCAGGCGCTGTTCCAGGTAGATCGGTTCGCGCTGATCAACATCGCGAACAACGTGACCACCGCGCCGTTCGTGGTGCAGGGCGGCCAGACCTTCATCAGCCAGGCGCTGATCGGCACGGGCTGGATTCAGAACGCGATGATCGGCGACGTGATCCAGTCGACGGCGGTGGGAGCCGGTGGGAACGCGCGTTGGCGTCTCGACAAGAATGGAACTCTCACGATGACAGGCCCGAATGCAGGCGGTGGTTATCTCACCATCAACGACACCACCATACGCGTCTACGATGGAAACGGCACCGAGCGCGTCCGACTGGGGATCTGGTAATGCCTGCCGGACTTATTGCTTGGGATGCGCAAGGGCGGCAGATTCTGAATTTGACGGACCGCTTGAGCCGCATTATCGGTGACGTGAACACGGGTACTAGCAACGGATCGATCAGCGTTCCAGGATTCTCCACTGGTGACCGTTTCGTCATTGTGCTTCCAGTGACCGGGATCACGCTGCCGCCGGCGGTGCTGTCCAGCGGAACAACGCTGGCATGGTCATTCGACAGCATTCCCGCTGAGTACCGACGCGCTTGCACCATCTTCTACGGGGTCTACTAATGCCAGCCGGTCTTATGGTTCGGGGATCGCACGGGATCCTGCAGATTGACGAAAACTACCGCAATTTCTGCCTCACGGACACGATCAGCATGGAATCGTTGCCAGCGGGAACGTACAAGGTTCCCGACTACGATGAAGTCGGCGTCGGCATCCCGTTCTATCGTCACTACCAGCTGCAGTTCGTCGTTCCGGGCGCGTTCCCTGTATTGGCATTCGCGCCCGGGACCGACGTATCCATTGCAATCACTGGTGCCACACGGCAGGGAAACTCAACACTTTTCACAGCGATCATCAACAAGGCACAAGGGCAGCGACCGGGAACGATCTATGTCTATGACGTGCTGCCGCCGGTCGCTGCAGCTCCGCTTCTGGTAAACGACGCACAAGGCAGACCGGTTTTCAGTGCGAACTACCGATATCTGAAGGTTGTACCGTGGAGCGACCAGTCCAACGTGCCCGGAAAGCCATATGCAGTGCTCCAGGCTGCGCTCGGCAAGATGATTTATGAAGGTAATACCGAAACGGCGACGGGGAACAGGTACTTCGTGATGAGTTACGTCGACTACGTGTGGAGAAATCCCTTCAATGGCTTGCTGGAATACGGAAATGGGGTGATCGAGATGGGTTGGGACGTTGGGTTCAACCGCGGGCCAGTCGCATCCTCGGCCAGCAACGGGTTCCTCATCGACCTTTCCGGGATATGACGTAGCGGTCACTGCCGCGGCCCTTCTGGTGCTTCACCATGCGGCCCTGTGCCACGTAGCCCGGCTGGCTGTAGTCCTCGAAGCTGAAGAAGGTTTCGACATCCTTGGGATGTGTGTGGAATGTTTGTCCGGTGCTGGCAGCGCCAGGCTCAAGATCATTCATGTCGATCTCGCACTGGCCAAGGTCACCGTCAGTTCTTAGACGGATGCTGTAGCTTCCATCCTTCTCTCCGATCACGCCACATACCATGGCCTGGCGCGACTTCGTTTCTGCCATGGCAAGCGGCGCAACGCGCAGAACGAAACTGTCCATGGACTCGCCAGCCTGGCCGGCATGGGTGGCTACAGCCATCAGTACAGCGATCAATGCTTGCATCTCGCCCTCCTTGTCGAAGATGCCATCCTACTTCGCCAGCGGAACAGCGCGACATTCGATTCTCGCTGTCCTGAATGCAGATCAGGCAACCTGCTGCAGCAGGTCCTCGCGGTTGTTCCTCGGCGTGTTCACCGCGCGGCTGACGCGGTGGGCCGCCATGGCGGGTGGCTCGCTGGCCAGCAGCATCGCCATCGCGTCATCGGGGCCTGCGGCCATCCACTCATCGATCTGGCCGACCTGGAGCCACACGGGCATGCGGTCATGGATGTCGGCCGAGACGCCGCTGCTGTCGCCGGTGATGATGGTGAAGGTGCCCAGGTTGCCGTCAGGCAGGAGGGGGCTGGTGTCTTCCCACAGGCCGGCGGCCAGCAGCGGCCCGGTGGCGTGGATGAACCACGGGTCTTTCTTCCCGTCCTCCGGGTTGACCGACCACTCGTAGTAGCCGGCCATGGGGATCACGCACCGGCGCTTCTTGAACGCCGTGCGGAATGCGGGCTTGGTGGCCACGGTCTCGATCCGGGCGTTGATGGTTGACCCTTGCAGACCCTTGGCCTTGGCCCAGAA from Stenotrophomonas sp. 704A1 includes these protein-coding regions:
- a CDS encoding SOS response-associated peptidase, with translation MCGRFVQLPVIDFGQPGLADLAPGLAEIQPSYNLAPTQRASVILDRGEGRQVTRLAWGLLPFWAKAKGLQGSTINARIETVATKPAFRTAFKKRRCVIPMAGYYEWSVNPEDGKKDPWFIHATGPLLAAGLWEDTSPLLPDGNLGTFTIITGDSSGVSADIHDRMPVWLQVGQIDEWMAAGPDDAMAMLLASEPPAMAAHRVSRAVNTPRNNREDLLQQVA